In the genome of Triticum urartu cultivar G1812 chromosome 5, Tu2.1, whole genome shotgun sequence, one region contains:
- the LOC125507273 gene encoding uncharacterized protein LOC125507273, whose amino-acid sequence MASQLGPPSPSMALAKLDPAAIATATATAITAIGDDLLREIFLRLPSLPSLVRAALACRTFLRAVRTSPDFRRRFLAVHPPQILGFFDHPLRRRGIPAFVPFRSSSDPDLAAAVSGADFLLTRLPEDSGDPGWEMNSTCCSYLVLHNKKTKQLAAYNPLTRALDIFPCPAQEANCHPRYLACHITVSEEDPRSFRLVCVRCRRRRRRTLARFSVFSSDSREWQSFPWVDTSTPRLSSSSSSSSSSTNDTLTNGCVYWKHKNQAYVVVLNTATLQMSRMDLPPNMEDDCTDFRLGQTKDGHLCMAYIDHPDANMEVLSVCCWSADSDGVSRLMTHKVFPKSTFIDAAMCSTGDAVMMEVSAVIDGFVFLSINYARWNDCLVSFCLETENVNKLIGHTYYCHMHPYIMAWPPSLVGNKEDLEIKVTGDNVADDGPVGTEGTPSVLAMTLQSYKEALINGDGAKVSEIEAFLLSIEDEKKSLVAELTTARDCILRISAGTDGYRGGAEREG is encoded by the exons ATGGCTTCCCAGTTAGGCCCACCGTCGCCGTCGATGGCGCTGGCGAAGCTTGATCCAGCGGCCatcgccaccgccaccgccaccgcaaTCACTGCTATCGGCGACGACCTCCTCCGCGAGATCTTCCTCCGCCTCCCCTCCCTCCCGAGCCTCGTCCGCGCCGCCCTCGCCTGCCGCACCTTCCTCCGCGCCGTCCGAACCTCCCCCGACTTCCGCCGCCGCTTCCTGGCTGTCCACCCGCCCCAGATCCTTGGATTCTTCGACCACCCTCTCCGACGAAGGGGCATCCCTGCCTTCGTCCCCTTCCGAAGCTCCTCTGAcccggacctcgccgccgccgtcagCGGCGCCGATTTCCTCCTCACCCGCCTACCGGAAGACAGCGGCGACCCCGGGTGGGAGATGAATTCAACCTGCTGCAGCTACCTCGTCCTCCACAACAAGAAAACCAAGCAGCTGGCCGCCTACAACCCCCTCACGCGGGCGCTGGATATCTTCCCCTGCCCGGCCCAGGAGGCCAACTGCCATCCCCGGTACCTTGCGTGCCACATCACCGTCTCCGAGGAGGACCCGAGGTCGTTCCGTCTGGTTTGCGTGCGTTGCCGCAGGCGCCGTCGCCGGACGCTTGCTCGATTCTCCGTCTTCTCATCGGACAGCAGGGAGTGGCAGAGTTTCCCTTGGGTGGACACGTCCACGCCGCggctctcttcttcttcttcttcttcctcgtcttccaCTAATGACACGCTGACGAATGGATGCGTCTACTGGAAACATAAGAATCAAGCGTATGTGGTCGTGCTCAACACCGCGACGTTGCAAATGTCTCGGATGGATTTGCCGCCAAACATGGAAGATGACTGCACAGATTTTCGGCTTGGTCAGACCAAGGATGGGCATCTCTGTATGGCATACATAGATCACCCTGATGCAAACATGGAAGTGCTTTCTGTTTGTTGTTGGAGCGCCGATAGTGATGGTGTTAGCAGGTTGATGACGCACAAGGTTTTCCCAAAGAGTACATTTATTGATGCCGCTATGTGTTCGACAGGGGATGCTGTCATGATGGAGGTTTCGGCGGTCATCGATGGATTTGTGTTCCTGTCTATTAATTATGCTAGGTGGAATGACTGCCTCGTATCCTTCTGCCTGGAAACAGAGAATGTAAACAAGCTCATCGGTCATACGTACTACTGCCATATGCATCCTTACATCATGGCATGGCCTCCTTCTTTGGTAGGCAACAAG GAGGATTTAGAAATCAAAGTTACTGGAGATAATGTGGCGGATGATGGTCCTGTGGGCACAGAAGGGACTCCCTCTGTTCTTGCGATGACGTTGCAATCATATAAAGAAGCTTTGATTAATGGCGATGGGGCAAAAGTTTCAGAGATAGAGGCATTTCTACTTTCCATCGAGGATGAGAAGAAGTCTCTGGTTGCAGAATTGACTACTGCGAGAGATTGTATCTTGAGGATAAGTGCCGGCACCGATGGGTACAGGGGAGGGGCAGAAAGAGAGGGGTGA